The window CCACACTCCGACTCATCTCTCTCTATTCCATCTCAATCATTTTCTGCcggaaataaaaaattaaaaataaatggaCGCCGTAATTTCAATCGCCGGCACGGCGGTTGCCGTCGTCGTTGCGATTATCTTCTGGTATCTTCGAAGCAACTCTTCCAATCACAGCCGTCAATCAAATAACCTCCCCTCTGTTCCTGGTACTCCTTTTTACACACATGCATGTTATTATGGATACCCTAATGTTATTTAATACGGAGTAAATTAGTAATAATTTGTATAGTTATGAACTTATGATAATGAAATGATGACTAATTTTACGAATTGATGTTTCAGTGGTCCCTGGGGTACCAGTGTTGGGGAATTTGTTGCAATTAACGGAGAAGAAACCATACATGACATTTACTAAATGGGCTAATATTTATGGGCCTATTTATTCTATTAAAACTGGAGCTACTTCATTGGTAGTTGTTAGTTCTAGTGAAATTGCTAAAGAGGTATGTTATTTACATCAACATAATAATCACTTTTTCCTTTTTTCTGCCTAAATAAAATAATACTGAAGTCTGACTTTGGATCTACAAAAAGATTTCTATCTATCAttcttaccatttattattattgtaggaGTAGAATAAGTTGCGGTCCAAGTTATGATGTATGCTAATCATGGTTGTAAAACTCCTCCGACTAGTCGGGATTTTAAAGTAGCCCGACTAATCTCTGACTTGGTCAATTTATACAGTTTAATTACCAAAAGTCCAATTTAGTCGGTTAAATTTATTAGTTCAAAGTTGGTATTATTCGGTCAAAACTGGTCAAATTTGGTCAAATATTATCAAAAGTCAAAGTTGGTCGACTTATGACTAGTCTCCGACTTGGCTAATTAGTGATTAGTCCCTACAATCAGCGGTGATTCTAGGATTATAAATCAATTGGGTCACGAAACTTTTTTCAGTACTAGTTATATTATAATACTAAAAGTGATAGTTTGCCTTTAGAAAACTATAATTACGAAAAATTTATTGGGTTCGAATAGTTAGATTTAATAGTGAATTtgtacaatttaaaaaaaaaactatggaTTTAAAACCTATATGGGTCATACATTTAAATTTAGTGTTATCCTATACAATTTGAAAGGCATTTTCTATTAAAAAATTTCAAATTAGCGGTGTCCCGTGATCCCACTGGTTAATAGGTAGACTTGACAAGCGACTTTTACGTGATAATTGGAtgctatataatataatataataattattgtatgatttaattaataattattttgattattattatattattaggatAGGATTAGGATTTTGTTGATTCGATAATAATGTAAAGAAAGATTCTTTTGATCTGGGATATATGAAGACAAATACTTCATTTATAATTACTTATCGAGTGTATtgctaatacatataatataaatataaatataaactatatATTAAAGAAAGAACCATTTCTTTGGACTATGTTAACAAATAATAGCCACTTGGGTCGCATTGAGTGTACTGctaatatataaactatatattaatttaatacatatgctttcAAGTTAGTCCCTTAGTTTTATTCCCTTTTCCCCATTACATGTTACTAGTTCGTTTTATAAACCTTACATACCTTCTCTAATCTGACATCAACTTATGAAAACATTTTTTGTTTATTCTTTttaatatgtatatttaatatttatatttataatatataatataaagatTTGTATTATGCAACACAATACTGGTACACTTACATACACAAGTCATTTGATTACTAAAACTGTTTCATTCTGTTTAAATTTACATATTGGTAGCTAAGATTGACCTTATTAATGCATTTTCCATAGGCAATGGTAACCCGATTTTCGTCGATATCAACCAGAAAGCTATCTAAGGCATTAGAAATCCTAACTTCCAATAAAACCATGGTCGCTATGAGTGATTACGACGACTATCATAGGATGGTCAAACGCAATATACTCACTGCTGTTTTGGGACCAAATGCTCAGGTTTGTGATGAAAACACGTGTGGTTGTACTACATGTTTGATACACTCGTTATGTATTAACTACTCGCCATTGTTTATTTCAGAAGAAGCACCGTGTCCATAGAGACACTGTGATTGAGAATTTGACAAACCAACTGCACGCCTGCGTTGAAAAAACTCCTAACGAAGAAGTGGATCTAAGAAAAATATTCCAGTCCGAGCTTTTTGGATTAGCATTAAGACAAGTGAGTTTGCATATAAAGGTTTTAAAATTTGCGAGTCGGGCACGAGTCGGTCTGGACCTTGAAGAGACGAGTCGGTCAAATCGGCGACGAGACGGGGAGGACTCgggcgttgaccaacgttgaccaaCATAATACATTGATATTTCAAACATAGATATATGACAcaaaatttaaattttaaaaagtataatatctttttaacttactttgaccaactttgaccgactCAGCCCCGAATCTGGACGACTAAGACCGACTTTGACGTGACTTTTAGCATTGACCGACTTTTAAGGCGTTTTTAGGTGACTTGGGACGAACTAGTCTCCAAACCGACGCGTCGGCGGacagtggcggatctaggaatCGTAGTCACTAGCGTCACTAGTTATAAGCTCAAAAAAATTTACACATCCAATGGTGTCactcaaaaaaatttacactatctaGTGGTATCACTAGTTTAAAGCCCAAAAAAAATCTTCACTGCATCGCGTTCAGTGGTAGCCCGTGCTACCACTGAATTAATACTAGGTCCTCCCTTGTCGGCGGACTCGGCTAACTTTTACAATAATGTAGAATTTAAATTACGTGAATGATGATTATAGTATAAAGCATATGTATTTCcataattacttttttttttttttttcagacgaTGGGTAAGGATGTGGAAAGCTTATATGTGACCGATCTTGGAATCACCATGAAACGAGACGAGATCTTTCAGGTATTAGTTGTCGACCCAATGATGGGTGCCATTGATGTCGACTGGAGAGATTTTTTCCCGTATTTTAAGTGGGTCCCGAATAAAAAATTCGAGAACACAATCAACCAAATGTATATCCGGAGAAAGGCCGTGATGAAGGCCCTAATTCAACAACATAAACAACGTATTGCTTCGGGAGaggtaatattaattaatttaattacatattttataaaccagAGTTGTAGTTTATGATAATGATCTCTTTTTAATTGTAATTCTTTGCTAAGATCACGTCAACTAACTTTCGTCTTATTATTCAAAAACAGAACTTGAACAGTTACATTGATTACTTGTTATCAGAAGCACAAACGTTGAATGATGAACAATTGCTTATGTCACTATGGGAACCAATTATCGAATCATCAGATACAACTATGGTCACCACAGAATGGGCAATGTATGAACTTTGTAAGAATCCCAAGTTACAGGTTTGTATTATTCGTTATAtaacaaaattaaattaaattgTCACGGAATAATATGCTCGTTAGTATTATCCACTGCAAGTTAAGATACTTAAACGTACTTGTACTTAACCAATTCAGGATCGTCTGTATCGGGACATTGAAAGTGTGTGTGGGCCAGAGAAGATTACAGAAGAGAAATTGTCTCAGGTGCCGTACATTTCGGCTATTTTTCACGAAACGTTAAGAAGGCACAGCCCTGTTCCGATCATTCCGCTAAGATACGTGCACGAAGATACAGAAATAGGAGGTTACCATGTTCCTGCTGGAACCGAGGTATTGCTCTTTTAAAGTTACACTTATGAGTTACTATCTTATTAGAGGTGGTAATAACGACCCATACACTTATTAATTGGTCATGCTGGGTTGTCTTTCATCTGAAAGAGTTCAATTAGACTTGTTCCTATGGCATTCACCATACAACTTCTTAGCTTCACCATGGCACCTTCTCCATATGTACGGCGGATGATTTTTAGAGGAGTGGGGTCCACAAGTCTTAAATTGTTTATTTTTTTATGCTTTAGTGCTTGTACATTGTGTGTTTGGGTTTAGTTCTGATATGTAGTGTTTAGTTATGCGTTAGTTATAGTGTTTTGATGCACTTAGACTATCCTATTCGAGCGTCACTTTCCATCCGTCAACCCACATGGCATTTTTGACGGAAACTAACGCAGCGTTAGTTTTTGACGCATACAAGCGTTAGTCGGAATATTGACGGAGGAAAGTTTGAGCGTGATATTTGCACCCACCAATCATATTTTAcacaatttatatttttttatttaatttatttttcccACTCAATTTCCAAttagattttaccacatcaccctacAAAAATTTGACCTTTTGGGTTAATGAAGTTCAAATACAGTCATAGTCAAAAACCCACTTTTTCACCAAAAAGTGCACAATTTTCTTCTGACATCATAGTCAGGGTTAAGAATAGTCTTAAGAGGAGTGTTTTTTAGTCATGATAGGGAGTGGTCTTACAAGATGTATCTTGTAGCTAAACTCAAATAAAAAATCTTTTGCAGATAGCGGTAAACATTTATGGATGTAATATGGACGAGAAAGTGTGGGAGAATCCTGAAGAGTGGAATCCGGAGAGGTTTATGACTGGATACGACACTAACGACTTCCAGAAAACAATGGCGTTTGGAGCCGGAAAAAGGGTGTGTGCCGGTTCTCTTCAAGCAATGTTAAATTCTTGCATTGCTATTGGTAGGATGGTGCAAGAGTTCGAGTGGAAACTGAAAAACAATGTTCAAGAAGAAATAAATACCCTCGGGCTAACCACACAGATGCGTAATCCACTGCGTGTCCTAATTAAGCCCAGACAGTGATGAACCATATTCGATGTTAATTAGTGGGGTGTATCACAAGAATATATATCATTGTTAGCCTTGTGAATTGTACCAAGGTTTTAGACTCTAATGTAATGTGCAATTTAAGTATGAAATAATCCTTTCGTGTGCGCAGGTGTGTTTATGTTTTACCAGCATCTCTGTCACATATATGCGGATTCTTAATTTAGTTGTATTAGATATCGATAAACTGTTGATCGATAAACTGCAGCCTATATTGTTGAGTCTTTCCTTTAGTTGTAGTTTCTTCAAGATTTCGAGTCTATAAACTGCAGCCTATAAGGTGGCAAGTCTTTTGTAGGCTACGATTTTGTTCAGTTCAAAGTCAAGTTCTCGCAAGAAAGTGTTGTTTGGTTCTATTTTCATGGATGATCATTCATAGTTGAGTTATCATTGTAATAGTGTTGAGGTTTGGTTTTTGCATCCAATTTCAGGTCAATAGTTTAGGAATTGTGTTCCAATGGATGCGGAATCGGTTTGATCTATATTTATATTGTTAGAACATTTCATCTATTGATGAAATGAATGTCACATACCTATAATTTCAAAATGTCACATACCTATAATTTCatagtatttttgtaacaaaaaaaaaaaaaacaataattgTAATTGTAACAAATTAATGGTGATACTGATGATGTAATAATATTAATGTGATATGATGACTAATATCTTATATAAATCATGTTGAAATTTCATCCGGATGAATCTTAATGAAGaagtatacttacatatataattaCTCAAATTAGTCAAAGCCAGGTTCCTTAACAGTGTTGCAAAAAACATCAAATATATAGTCTCCCACTGCACCAGGGTCACCAACACAACATCACTCACACCATCTCATTATATACTTGATCAATCTCTTTCGTTAAAATTCCACAACAAAAATGAACACTCAACAATCAATCAAAAACCAAACCCATGTTTCAATTACACTTTCAAATCACCTGCTGAACAAATCCCACAATTCGAACGTTGTTTTCTCTCCGCTTTCAATCCATGTCGTTCTTAACTTGATCGCAGCAGGTTCAAAAGGCCAAACACTTGACCAGTTACTATCTTTTTTGAAAGCAAAAAACATTGATGAACTCAATGCTCTTTCTTCACAGCTTGTGTCCATGATCATGGTAGATGGTAGCCCAGTTGGTGGGCCACGGTTGTCTTTTGCAAATGGGGTTTGGGTTGAGCAAACTGTTTCTCTTAAACCTTCTTTTAAACAGGTTGTGGAAACTGTTCATAAAGCTGCTTGTAATCAAGTCAATTTCCAAACCAGGGTCAGTTCTATTTTACTTGCATTGTTTATTTATTACTCGTATTAGGTAGAATAGAATAGAATAGAATAGAATGTTTATATGAgttttaatacggagtaatagaaATTGAAATAAGTAGTAAAATTTAGTAATAATCCATAAAGCACCGGATTAATAATTTTGTGAGTTTATTTCTCAAAGTCCGAGCAAAAATTAATAACTTTGAAACATCCATGCTTGTAAAAGTCCCGACCAGGCCGATTAGTCTCGGTCAAGTGTGATTTTGAAGTTGTCCCCGACCAGGCCGATTACTCTCGATTAGTCTCGGTTGGGCAAAAATTAATAACTGAAACATCCATGCTTGACAAAAGTCCAATTTAATGGTTTTAGTCGTTAGGATTTACTAGTTTTAAGTCGGTCAATGCATGTAAAATATAGTCAAAATCAAAGTTGGTCAACGCACGACTAGTCTCTAGCTTGGCCAATTAATTTCTACAAGGTTTTGAATCGCTTGTCCCAACTAGCGACTTTAATAACTTGGAAACATATATAACTATTTGATATAGTTAACAGTTTTATGTCCGTGTCTGATTATTGAAGGCTGCTGAGGTAGCTAAAGAAGTGAATTTGTGGGCCGAAAAACAAACTAATGGTCTCATCAAAGACATCATTCCTGTTGATGCGGTTGATAAATATACAAGGCTCATCTTTGCAAATGCAATCTATTTTAAGGGAGCCTGGAGAGAAAAGTTTAACCAGTCAAAGACTAAAGACTTTGACTTTCACCTTCTTGATGGGAGCAAAGTTCAAGTACCCTTCATGACAAGCAAGAAAAAACAATTCTTACGCAAATATGATGATTTTAAAGTATTGGGTCTTCCATATGAAAATGGTAATGATAAACGACGTTTCACAATGTACATCTTCCTCCCAGATACAAAAGACGGCCTTCCATCTTTGATACAGAAAGTCAGCTCGCAATCTGACTTCTTGGACCGTCACATTCCACACCGAAAAGTAGAGGTTGGGCAGTTTTTGATCCCGAAGTTTAAGATCTCATTTAGGTTTGAAGCTTCTGATATGTTGAAAGAATTAGGCCTCTTGTTGCCTTTTAGCAACACAGAAGGTTTGACTGAAATGGTCAACTCTTATGCGGATGAAAAGTTATATGTTTCGAGCATTCAACATAAATCATTCGTGGAGGTAAACGAAGAAGGTACAGAAGCAGCAGCAGTCACTGCAGCCGTCATTAGGACGAGGTCCTTTGTACCTACTTATGATAAGGTTGACTTTGTGGCGGATCATCCTTTTTTATTTGTGATTAAAGAAGATACAAGTGGAGCTGTGTTGTTTATGGGTCAAGTAATTGACCCAACTATCAACTGATCCTATTGTTGACATCTTTGTGTATCATGATAGTTGTACTTAGTTTCTAAATAAGCTATTTTATGTAGAGTTGGGAAAGATGTCATATGTTGAGTTTTTGAATGTTAAGACAATTAAGAGAGGGAAAATCGTTTTCACAACCTACAGTGAAGAAAACAGAACAGGATAATCTACTAAAGAATATGTGTACATATGTttctaaatataaaaataaaaaactttGACCAACATATGGCACACTGACACGCAATAATTAGTAGGTGCTCGTAACCGGTTAATTTTCATTTAATACTTACTAATAGTTCTGTTTctgtttaatattttaattatatatcttaatcttaatcttaattaaCTTTAGGTTCACTCAATTCGCGTGGCACTCATTAGTTCACCAGAGTTTTTATTAAATCTAATAATAGACGATTTATATATTTAGTCCATCTTCCTTAGATGACATGACCGATTATATAATTAAGAATGATTATAATTAACCAAATAACAATGTTATCTTTAGTTAACCATAGTGATCAAGGCTAATTCTGAGAATTTAAGTACGTCAGACGAGTAGAAAAAAAAAAGCTCTTAGACCCTAACGAATATTAgaagtttttcaaaaaaaaataaaaagtccttTGGGTCTTGCTAGAGTGCTAGTGGACTTTGATTTCTTTTTTTCCAGGGTCTTTTGTTGTTGTTTTTAGGCATATTGTGCTTTGCCTTTGCTGCTTCAGTTGCGTTTTCCTAgtttttatgttatatatatatatatatatatatatatatatatatatatatatatatatatatatatatatataacataaaaacTAGATCGACCGCTCAGGGAGGGGGAACAACCCGATCGACCGCTCAGGGCTTTAAGGGccaatcaattatatatatatatatatatatatatatatatatatatatatatatatatatatatatatatatatatatatatataattgattggCCCTTAAAGCCCTGAGCGGTCGATCGGGTTGTTCCCCCTCCCTGAGCGGTCGATCTAgtttttatgttatatatatataattgattggCCCTTAAAGCCCTGAGCGGTCGATCGGGTTGTTCCCCCTCCCTGAGCGGTCAATCGAGTTGTTCCCCCTCCGGGCCTCACCTAACGATGATCATGTTTACAAGTTATAAATCGAGAAACAACCAGGTAAAAACGACCGCAGAAGCAACAACAATGTTATAGGCCCACTCTTCAGTAAATCTAACACATCCTTCAACAATCACACAACAGGCTAGCATAGTTAATTCAGTCCAGTCCAGTCAGCCACTTTGAGGCCCAAGCTTATTACAATAGGCCTTACCCGATGGAGTTGAACTGTGGTTCCACCCGTCGAAACATGGACATATGCATATCTTCTCATCTTACTTTTAACATTAATAATCCGAGTAATATTCGTAATCATCGTATGTATCATTATGTTTCTGTTGGTGACGAGAATTCAATTCTAATCGTCAACACTGAACATAGCATGTTGCCTACCCCACATCGCTCTCTTCACCTTAATAATATCTTAGTCAAAAACCTTATTTATGTTCGTCAACATACTCATGACAATCAAAAACCTTATTTATGTTCGTCAACATACTCATGACAATCAAATTTCCATTGAATTTAACAAATTTGATTATTCTGTGAAAGATTATTTGACTCGTCACCTTCTCATCCGATGTGACAGCACGAA of the Rutidosis leptorrhynchoides isolate AG116_Rl617_1_P2 chromosome 5, CSIRO_AGI_Rlap_v1, whole genome shotgun sequence genome contains:
- the LOC139847783 gene encoding ent-kaurene oxidase-like; this translates as MDAVISIAGTAVAVVVAIIFWYLRSNSSNHSRQSNNLPSVPVVPGVPVLGNLLQLTEKKPYMTFTKWANIYGPIYSIKTGATSLVVVSSSEIAKEAMVTRFSSISTRKLSKALEILTSNKTMVAMSDYDDYHRMVKRNILTAVLGPNAQKKHRVHRDTVIENLTNQLHACVEKTPNEEVDLRKIFQSELFGLALRQTMGKDVESLYVTDLGITMKRDEIFQVLVVDPMMGAIDVDWRDFFPYFKWVPNKKFENTINQMYIRRKAVMKALIQQHKQRIASGENLNSYIDYLLSEAQTLNDEQLLMSLWEPIIESSDTTMVTTEWAMYELCKNPKLQDRLYRDIESVCGPEKITEEKLSQVPYISAIFHETLRRHSPVPIIPLRYVHEDTEIGGYHVPAGTEIAVNIYGCNMDEKVWENPEEWNPERFMTGYDTNDFQKTMAFGAGKRVCAGSLQAMLNSCIAIGRMVQEFEWKLKNNVQEEINTLGLTTQMRNPLRVLIKPRQ
- the LOC139848199 gene encoding serpin-ZX-like, with protein sequence MNTQQSIKNQTHVSITLSNHLLNKSHNSNVVFSPLSIHVVLNLIAAGSKGQTLDQLLSFLKAKNIDELNALSSQLVSMIMVDGSPVGGPRLSFANGVWVEQTVSLKPSFKQVVETVHKAACNQVNFQTRAAEVAKEVNLWAEKQTNGLIKDIIPVDAVDKYTRLIFANAIYFKGAWREKFNQSKTKDFDFHLLDGSKVQVPFMTSKKKQFLRKYDDFKVLGLPYENGNDKRRFTMYIFLPDTKDGLPSLIQKVSSQSDFLDRHIPHRKVEVGQFLIPKFKISFRFEASDMLKELGLLLPFSNTEGLTEMVNSYADEKLYVSSIQHKSFVEVNEEGTEAAAVTAAVIRTRSFVPTYDKVDFVADHPFLFVIKEDTSGAVLFMGQVIDPTIN